The Coffea arabica cultivar ET-39 chromosome 6e, Coffea Arabica ET-39 HiFi, whole genome shotgun sequence genome contains the following window.
CTCTCTGACTCTCTGTCCCTCATCTTCTCTTTTACTCAATTTCCGTCTCCATGGCGGCCTCTTTCAACTTCACTTCTCCAACACACACCCATCCTTCTCGTCTCGTATGTCCTACTTTAGTACATCGAAACTGTAATTCCACCACTTCGTCTTATCCAATTCCCAAATTCTCATTTCCATCAGTACGTTCCATTCATCCTAGACCCAGACCCAGACCTAAATCTGATACCGAAATCAAACGTCGCCATGCTAGCGTCGTGGTTTCGGCGCTCAAGAACCTCTCCGACACCGAATTGGTGGCCGTCCCACCTGAAACTGACGCAGTCCCTGGAACTTTCCCGTCGAGTTCCGGTGTCTACGCTGTCTACGACGGAAACACCGACCTCCAATTCATCGGCATCTCTCGAAACATCGCGGCCAGTGTCGTCGGTCACAGGAAATCCGTACCTGAACTCTGCTCCTCTATTAAGGTTATGCACCCTTTAATTATACCCACAAAGTATttcacgattttttttttttttgggtctgtGCTTTTTAGGATAAGTATTTTTCTTACTCTCATATACAGCTCTAGTGTGAAGCTACTCCAAGATGAATCCAGGGGTTGTCATGAGCTTCAATTTTTGCTCCCAAAAATGTTCTCTCGTGAAGAGTAAGACTCAGTTGGAGGTTATGCGAGTCTGTCTCAGATTgactttgcatttttttcttggCCATTAAGATACTTCTCCACTTTGGAACTTAAATTGGGCTGTAATATTCTTGTAAGATACATCACGTTTACGTACataaatgaaaacaaaattattaagcTATGAAGAAGTGCTGTCGTAAGGTAGTTTGGCAcaagttttgttttctttagggGATATTAGTATATCAGTTTGATATCTGCCTAGTTATCTAATGATGGTGCAAGTTTCATCACAAAATTAGCATTTCAATTTAACAAGCTTCTTGAACACCAGCAGCCAAAAATTATGAAAGATTCACGAACAAATTGGTTAGCCTTGGGTTGTATACTCGTGCTGATCCTAAATTAAATTGTTGATTGTCTGAAGCAGAAGACATTATGGATCCTTCTGCTGTTGAAGTTCTTGTAATTTCATAATTTCTCCCTCCTATTGACAGATGTCTAGCTTAACTTGTGCCCTCTTAGCCTAGAAGAACTGCTGTAGATCTCTCATCTACGCTGTGTAAGTGTACATTTTGCTTTAAAGGCTACAGGtgaagaaaataaatggaaGCCAATGAGCATGGTGGACTTAGTATACTTGCTTCTTTTTGGCTCTTCATAGCTTCTACTAGTAAAAATTTGCAGGCTCATATTTGGGTTTGGGTATTGCTGCTTGTCAAAAAACCATATCCTCAATAATTAATCTACAGGGTAAGAATACCTTACCCGGTTGCTATTATTCTTAACTGCAGGCTGGGGTTGTAGATGAGCCAGATAGAGCAGCTTTAACCCAGGCTTGGAAGACATGGATGGAAGAACATATATCAGCCACGGGAAAGGTCCCACCTGGCAATGAACCTGGAAACTCTACATGGGTGCGGAAACCCCCAAAAAAGAAGGCTGATCTGAGATTAACACCAGGACGCCATGTTCAGTTGACGGTCCCTTTAGAAGGCCTCATTGACCGTCTTGTGAAGGAGAACAAGGTGGTGGCCTTTATCAAGGGATCCAGAAGTGCTCCGCTATGTGGATTCTCGCAGAGAGTTGTGGGAATTCTTGAGAGTGAGGGGGTTGAGTATGAAAGTGTTGATGTGCTTGATGAAGAGTATAATTTTGGATTGAGGGAGACATTGAAGAAGTACAGTAACTGGCCTACTTTCCCTCAGATCTTTGTTAATGGCGAATTGGTTGGTGGATGTGATATTCTGTCCTCCATGTACGAGAAGAGGGAACTTGCAGGTTTGTTCAGAAAGTAAAATTGCATTCAACTTTGTAGAATTGGAGCTTTGTGTAACGAGCATGGTTTGACAATAGCGGCTAATAATTTAAGGTCATTTAATTTGTTTAATGCGCAATGCTGAAAACCTAGTACGCCCAAATTTTGCTTTACAAATAAACATTATGAACGAGTCCCCCTTTGGAGCTGCGAAATCACATGGGTTGCTACCAGCAGGGATTTTTTCTGTTCGATGCATTATTCATCTTGAGAGAGGCATGAACGAGTACCTgcggtttgtttggataaagtattatttaaaataattactgtaacactttttatgatgtgatgtgatgtgacgtatgtgagataaaaaaataattaaaaatataaaaagtgaATTGAAAAATCTGTTTATGATACAgacgaaatattatttaaaataatatgaTATCCAAACAAATTATTTAGCAAAAGTTTCTTTTACCATTTGGATGTTGACTAAGGTTGAAGATTTTGCGGTACTTGAAGTCGCACTGAGAAATGAAGAACTCGAAAAGCATTACATGTTCTCTCAAGGGAAGGAActtttttaagattttttttaagGGGTAATTTGAGAAACCTCCTTTTGACGTTTTCATAATATCACTAGCATCATTCTGCAGTTTTTGAATTCATTTTCATGTAaatgcaaaaaggaaatttatttatttttccttttggcTGTCCATCAGCGCCTTCTTAGTTATGACTATAGGCCCTACGAAAGAAAGGGTTAGGGGTAGTAAATATTAGAGTTAATCacactttatcccctttaaGTATGGATCATTTTTCAATTTACCCTCAACGTTTTTTTTTCACAGTTTACCCCCTCCGTCAGTCCAGCTTAGCAATTGCACCATTAAAAACTTCAAAATGCCGAAATTGCCATTGGAAGGGAGCCGTTTGTTTTGGCTGAGTAAAATGTCCCTCAATGAGTTATCAAAAGGGGTGTCTGATGCTTTTTAGcctattttttctctttcatgctTCCACCCAGTTGTAAcatattttttctctttcatttcaaCAGATCCAGTAGcttctaaaatttttctttgtcaACCAAAAGTATCATAAAAATGTTACAAAGTGCTTCAAATAACATTGAAAGATCACCCCAAAAAATGTGTGGATGTGGTAAAGAGGCACCATTGTGCACCTCTTGGACACTTGAAAATTCGGGAAGAAGATTTTACTGCTGCTCAAATTAAAATATAAGAATTTTTCATTAATAATCTGGTATTATTGTCTTTAATTTTGCTCTATACATGAATAAATCAAAAAGGGTTTTAGACAgctatattttctttttattcagaACCGGCATGCATGTGGGCACTTTTCATGGGTAGAtagaggagagagaaaatatGACCAACAATGACAAAAGGTTCCCTACCTTTTGTCTTccgaatttctttttttttttctttttgtcccaTGTGCCAGATGGAGGGAAATTTCCCTCCTCCATTATTCCaaggtaattttggaaatttttcgtTATCCCTTTCATAAATCTAGAGATATGGGTATTTTGGGTTGTTCATCATTTTCTTAAGGatattacttttttttcattattctATTTATCTCCGTTAGGGTTGACCGTTAGTCTTTGGGGTAAACTGTGAAAAAACAAACGTTGGGGGATAAATTGAGAAATGACCCATACATAAAGGGGATAAAGTGCATGAACCCTAAATATTAAAGCTAAAGAGCAAAGAGAAGCACACGAAACAATTGAATGACTTTAAAATGGATAAGGTAAGCGACCGATGATAAATAATGAGAGTAAGGCATTTAGGGATTAATTATAGCACAATTCAGTTTTCTCTTTCCtgtaatagatttttttttattagtataATCTGGAGGTATTAAATTTGAAATCTTTCACTTATATTTGCTTCACATACCACCTAATTCATATCTCCTCCTATAATAGATGATTTGTGCAATGGCGACGCACAATTAGACGAGGATGAAAATGAGAATGCAGTTGAATAATATGATAGTCAAGCGATAATTGGGGACTGTGCTTATACCGCGATTCCATTTCGTTCCTTTCTTTTCGATCCGCCGTATCTGCTACCAAAATTGGCCTTTTGGGTTGGAGATACGCACAGCCACAATGACACAAACAAAATATATAATTCCAAACTCACAAATGTTAACTTAGATGAGTAGTGAGTAGTGAGCCGGAATTATTCCAGGATTCTctttccctttttatttttattttctctttccgATGAACCATATCTAATAATGGAATGACTTAGAGGAAAGGAGGAGTAATCTTGATGCACAAGTATTTACCATTTGTGTTTATAGACAATTATTTGTAGTATTAAGCTGGAAAGGAAAGTTGTTTTATGATTTAACACGCAATTAATTAACGAGGAGACCCCCTTGCACAGGCAAACGGAAATTGGGTCCCATTTGGTAAATGAGTTTTTGGGTGTTTGGTAGAAATTGCAAAAAACAACTTTCTCTTGAAGTGTataattttttggatattttaaaatgtataattttaaaattttaaaattttttttgagattactgtaaTTAAAGTTACTAAAAAATTTGTAGCAGACAAATTTGGTCAAAAACTTActtgccaaacaaggcctaaaGTTGCAAGCAACCGTCAAGGCACCGGTAAAATCTCATCATTGGCTAAAATCTTTCTCGTTTTTTTCGTTCTTTCAGATCTCGTTAATTTTAACCGTAAAAACTGCGCCATTAAACATTGAAGTGGAAACAAAAATTGAATTCCGTATGGTATGCCTTTccttgagaaattaagagcagctTCAATTAGATCTCCAACCGAATTATTCCCGTGTTCCATTACCATATTAAACTCCGTGGAATCTTTACTCATTAATTTACAATATTTTTATTGCCATTTCTCCTATCACTAACGCAGCTATATATGCGAGGGGTAGGAGTCCTTCAAAAATATCATATCGTCAACTATCAACTTAGGTTTGTCATCTTCTTCAACTGCGAATTATGGCGCTGATGAATTGCACCATCAGGGTGGACGCGAGTGCTCCGGGATGGGCATACAATGTGAGGAGTTTGTTGTACAGTATCCACGGTGTCAGGACCGTCAACATAGATGGATACGGCTTCGTTGAAGTTTCAGGCTTTGACGTCCATCCAGAAGTGCTCATCTGGAAGCTCGCGCAAGCGGGTTATCGAGCACTGCTGTGTTCGACCCGATTCGGCGGTTACTGCGGCCGCATGAATGGTTATGATCATCAAGGCGGATACAGGTACAACAGACCTTTCGCAAGGTTGGCTTATGAACTCCGCCAAAAGCTTGCAGCACctccgccgccgccgccgccgccttATTTAGCACCAAGGCCTCGCAGGGTATACGCTCCACGCTACATCCATGACCGCCCTGGTTGCTGCAGTTTGATGTAATTATTAGTTACAAAAAGTACTACTATAATTAATTAATCTACTAGAGATGTTGCCTTGTTCTATTCATTTCTCGAGTTTTCATCGCGAGGATTTGAATCATGCATGGCATTATCTGTTCAGTTTTCATCGGTAGCAACTTCGTGATTAAGTAGTTCACGTGGTTTGCTTTCCGGACTAGGTGAATTAGTACTGGTGAGTATTTCGATATGGCTGAGTTGAATAGTGGTTTGGATAGCGTCATT
Protein-coding sequences here:
- the LOC113697117 gene encoding bifunctional monothiol glutaredoxin-S16, chloroplastic-like; the encoded protein is MAASFNFTSPTHTHPSRLVCPTLVHRNCNSTTSSYPIPKFSFPSVRSIHPRPRPRPKSDTEIKRRHASVVVSALKNLSDTELVAVPPETDAVPGTFPSSSGVYAVYDGNTDLQFIGISRNIAASVVGHRKSVPELCSSIKAGVVDEPDRAALTQAWKTWMEEHISATGKVPPGNEPGNSTWVRKPPKKKADLRLTPGRHVQLTVPLEGLIDRLVKENKVVAFIKGSRSAPLCGFSQRVVGILESEGVEYESVDVLDEEYNFGLRETLKKYSNWPTFPQIFVNGELVGGCDILSSMYEKRELAGLFRK